Genomic window (Ananas comosus cultivar F153 linkage group 1, ASM154086v1, whole genome shotgun sequence):
AACTAGttccaaaattgaaattattggTTTGATCAAAAATTCCCCCCATGGTATCAGTTTTAGAGAATCAAAACTAGTAGGTTAAAACTTTTGTCATGTGTGAACCATTTACATCTATTACTTATGATATCATTGTGTCAAGAAGCATGTTATCCAAATGTTGAGCAATTTTCAAGAAAAAACacatgaaaagaaaaattatattacttCTTTAAAAGGATCTTCatgtatataagatattttattGGCTACCTTTTCAGTGTATAGAAGGATTTACATTCATGGGGCCCATGAAGTTTATAATCTTAACAATAGCTAGAgcagaattttaaaatttattttctctaacaaaattaatattgtgTCTGATAATATTCAACATAAAGAAGTCatcttttaatatttcaatgTTCTTTAATTCTTACATCGCATTTATAAAACAACCCTTGCTGCGCTGGATCATTATGTTTAGTAGATATTTATCAAAATaacattttaataatatattagtcTTAACTTTGGTTCCTTATGGCCTCCTCAAATTTCACGTTATTCctatttaacattttaattaacTTGCCTTTAGTGGCTTTGTggattaattttacatttgatTATTCTCCAGGTGACAAACTTGAGGAACTGGTTTTCCAAGGGAGGTCTTGCGGAGCTCCAACAGGACAAGGTCGCAGCATCAGGATTTGCGTTCAGTGCAAAAGGGATATGGGAAACCATTAAACAAAACAAGCAACTTGACCTGCCAGCTCACAGGGTATTCTTCTGATTATTTGGTTTTAGAGGTCACTTCAATCTTAACAATTATTTTTCATGCGAATTAACCAGCACACAATTTGATGGCATTTTATATCTAGATCCTAGTGTCTACCAGCATCTGTGAAAGAATTGTTAGGGAAAATCTTGATGCTTTGGCATTACATGAGGTACTCCCTATTCTTTTATATGGTTCTTGTCATGTTTCCTTTGTATCTCTCATAACGCCTCTTCCTGTTTTGCCTTCTGCTGTACGGTAGGATTATATGTCTATGAAGAGTGGAGCACAATATTCTCCAAAGGAATTCAGCACAAAGCTGGAGGGACTTCTAGAGTGCGTGTTGGCAAGGTAAGACATTCTGTCCCTATAAACGGGATTAAATAAAATGCATATGAACACAGTAGCTATTGCTCTTAATGTGTTTCTTTACCTTCTCTGCTACATGCACAATTCTTGTCTGAAAAGTATGTTGGTACTTGGTAAAGTGAAGTTGTTTTTACACGCAAGTTTTATATTATCCATTCATTCTCTGCATGAACGCATGCAGAAATAACTAGGCAAAGCCTAAAAAACGtgagagaaataaaagaaaatatctaTCTACTCTCTTATTATGAACAAACAAACTGAGATAAAAGCAGATTTCTTCTCGTCTATTTGAAAATCAAAGAGCGTCTGACAGTCTTTGAAGTGAATAAGTGATATTTCTATCATATAAATGATAgtgcaagtttttttttttgttctttctgcTTGAGTAACAAATATTTCTgaccaatataaatatatgatcaAGTTGTTTGACCTAGAATTGAAGcgctctatgtcaacttggcaAGACCATTTTACCATTTTGTCTTCAGTTTCTAAAAGAATATCTAATCAGTCGTCATTGCTGAATTGACCTTAATATATGCGCTTCTCTTGGCAATCGTCTAGTTACACTTGCAAATGAAGGGGTCCAAGTTCATGGTCATCTGAGGGTGTGTAAAAGCTGCATTAGTTGTAAAATAGAAGCCAGATGTTGTGGCAAACAGAAGGCCTGGAGTTACTGCTGTGGTAGGAAGCTGATGTGAGATTTTGTGCCCTAAAAGCAGAACTCTAAATGGGAACAGCTTCTAGCTGCACTAGCAAGCAGTTAAGGAATTCTAATGGAATCACTATTAAGGCTTCTTCAGCAACCATGAAAGGAAAGAGGATTTAATTCAACTTACCCTacatgatagaaaaatatttaattcaagccccTCCACTACCACCTAAAGAaagatgaatgaatgaatgaaagaaaaaggGATCGCCTTTATCCCAGCAGCAGGGGCTTGCAATATAACTGAAAAATCACTGGGTAACTTTCTCATATAAGGACTTTCTTTTTAATTTGGCTACGCCTAGGAATCAACAACATAGaaactttattattaattacccTTTTGCTTATTGATATCAGGACTAACAAGGATTGGTAGAACAGCAAACATCGATCTTCTTGTACTTTTGGGTACTCGTATAACTATCAAATACCATTAAAGTGACCAATTCCTGGAAGTAGGTGCTGAGGACAAAAAGTGAGAGTTACCATGTCCCTCTAATACCACTATAAATGGTGATATTGTGTTAACAGAAACAGAAGGTTGACTTGGGATTATATGAAAAAGCACCTGCATCTTTAGTTcataatgagaaaatataatatctatGTTCATGCCTTTAGTTTCAACGATGTCAGGTTTTGTCATGGTTAGAGCTTGTCTATGCTTCGCATCGGAGGTCTCCTAAATAGCCCTTCCTGTAATTGGGTTCCTTACCATTTGATCtggaaaaattaaaatcatctATGCATCTATATTTGATAATGAGTGAGATTGATATACATATCACAGTATCATGATTCCGACATATACATTATCATATCAACTGTTACACCCATAACCTGCAATTGGTGAATTTGGAGTCGATGTTCGTGATCGATCTTGCAGAGTATAGAACAGTtgtttgaaatatatatatatatatatatatatatatatatatatatatatatatatatatagagcagggctgctgtgctctcaggagcacggaggcctccgtgctcctgagccgttttcgatgatggagttttcgaatcgacgatcggctccgttaaacttgatctagcgtatttaaagtttctagaaaataatttttgcgatttttcgatatcatttacctagcaatcaaaaggattcaaaatcaataatttttaacggctgaaaataaaatcctataaaaagtggtgatatagcactaaatttttcgatcagaaatatagatcttgttgtagatagtataaagaattttctatcaaaatttcatctgatttgaatacttctacatcgttaaacttgaaaacggcagatatcaaccattaaaaattatggattttgaatcctttcgatcactaggtaaatgatatcgaaaaatcacaaaaattattttctagaaacttcaaatgtgctagatcaagtctaacggagccgatcgtcgattcaaaaattccatcatcgaaaacggctcaggagcacggagacctagcacggagacctccgtgctcctgagagcacagcagccctgctctatatatatatatataattgatcaGCAGACTATCAAAATTCAGATTtagaaatattcaataaatGACATCAACTCTTCTGATGAGTCCACTAATGAATATCCTATTTCTTATCATATATTTAACTCTTTTCCCAGTCCTCTGCATTTAAATAAGAGTAGATCTCATAATTACTTTTGGAATTATATCTAGTAGAGTTCTACATATGCTATCTCCTGCTGTTGCTTACATGATTATTTGTCTATTCCTTAGATACGATGCAGAGACTGACATGTATGATGCAAATGTGCGAGCTGCTAAACGCCATGGGTTGGAGAATGGAACACTTCATGTGAGATACCTTTTGCTTAGTTATTAAGTTAAACTGTAATAATTGTGATGATCAATGACTTCTAATTATGTTTTTGACAAGTGTTTAATATCCTTAAAATGTTTAAGTTTTTAACAATGCTTGATTTCATAAcagtattttgaaatttttgtacAGTGGACTGATATTtagaaaatatgtaattttgaaATTCTCTTCCATGATGACTACTACAGGCAATTTGCTTTTCTGAACAATACTGTTCCCTTCCATGACGGCCGCGCTGCATACAATTTGTTTTCTAATGAATACTCTCGAGTTTTGCAATTTGTAGTTTTCATCGATTTTAGCAAGTAGGATAATTAAATATTAGCTAGTAGGTATAAACCAAATTGGGATTGATGTGATGATCTTTCTTGTTTTAGGTAATGTCATAATGATCAACTGCCTATTCGAACTGACACGACACTTTGATGACTtaatatattcttaaaattgtGAACTACTCTCTTTCGTCTGTTTAATCAATTATATATAGCATTCGAGGCAACATAAGACATGAAACTGCAACCCTTTTTTTTCGCTCTGATGATCATAAATTTGTAACAATGGTCAAGTTTTTTCATTCTCTTTCTTGGATATATGCAGCTTCTGGAGCCTTTTTGCAAGGATATGTTCAATCGTCTTCGCACAACAACAGCATGTGAAAGTAAAGATAAAATTGCTGCTCAATTGAGAAATGCTGATGATCCCGCCACTGCAGTTGATGCTTCAGTCCAGGCTTGCTTGAAGGAGTTCACTGAGTCATGCAAAGGTAAGTTTGTTtcttttaatattacaaaatctAGTTAATTTGCTTCCAGCCCATCTCGTAGTCAATTACTTTATGTACCTCTAGCTACAAGAAAGGCTTCTCTAGAACTTGAAAATAACATCTTATTTTGTAGTTTGGTATTTTACTCCATCTGTAGCTAAAAACCTACAAATTTGACTGCTTTTCATATTCATGGGAATTCAAAACCTGAATTCTCGTTGGCATCTTTCCCCTTGCTTAATGCTTACTCATCCTGCTAGAAGCTTAAAAATTTCCAATATTCCAGTTATGTTTATCATATTCTTGATTTGTGCTGCTTAAATTAGTTTGACTGCTAGAAAGCTCTCTTTACTTGCTGACTTTGCTCTTTGTATATTTTAGCTGCAACTGTAACTCGATTATTTTTAGTTCAGAAGTTCAACAATTCAATTATTCTCAATATCTCACAAATGGACCATATTCCTTTTAGAGTTGAGCTCAAGATACCAAGTTCTGTGTGATGAGAACTGCAAGGAGCTGAGGAATGAGCTGACATCATTTGCTCAAATCAAGGCAGAAAGCATTAAGGTCTTTTTCTGCCATCGCTTTTCTCTTCTGTGGCATTCTATATTCAATGACACTATGTTTTGTAACAAAGCTTGTGATAATAAAAAGCCTAAATGAGCACAATGGGGACAAAGTACAGAAATGTGATTTCCATCGCAAAATTCTCCCTCATAAATTTTGGAGTTTCTCTTGGTGATGATGTTGCTTGGTTGTTTTGACTCAACAGTGGAAAAGGACGAGGAGATAAGTGTAGGCCTCTCCTATATAATGGAGGATGGCTCCTCCAATgagtatatgtatatttataaatataatgaagaaaagaaactaataaaatgaaaagggaGAAGGCATGCTCGAGGCCGAGAAAACTGGTAGCTGCTGCTCTGACTAGATCCGAATTTTATACTTTCGTGCGACCATCCAAAATCATTAGAGCTTTACAGGGTGGATACAAGCAGAAAACACATTTCATTTACTTTTCCATACACAACGGATCCTTCTAAAGTTTCTCATCCTTGTGTTTTTTCAGTAGTGCTGAATTCCTTCAATAATGTACCGTTTTCATCTTCTTACagttttccttctctctctgcCTTTTCATATAGGAGCAACGCATGCGGGAGGAGCTGGAGCGCCAAAGAATCGAAGCTGAACGTGAAGCAAAACCAGTGAGGGAAGAAGCAGAACGTTTGAGGCAGGAAGCCGAGCATGCAAAGGTGGCTGCAGCGTGCGAAGCTGAGCGCATCAACCAAATACGAGAGTTGGCATTACGCCGAGTTGAAGAAAACGCACAAAGAGGGGAGCCTCCACGAGGACTGGGAATTGATCCCACACTCGATGCGGCTTTGAGCGTCTCACCACTTTGGCACATTCTCCGGCCATTCCTCACCTCTGAGGCCCCAACGACCGAAGGTTTGATAAATCCTCCGAAAAACACATAAGTCTGGTTTGGTGTCGGCTGTCGAAATTTGCTCTGATGTTTGTGTCGTATGTTGTTGCTATTTCTGAACTGTTTGATGTCCAGATTTGCTCTGATGTTTGTGTCGTACGTTGTTTTTACTTATCAACTGTCCTGGCTTGCTGTAACAAATAAATACCGTATGCAATAAAGCGTCAACTGCCCTGGTTTGCTGTAACTAAACAGTACCTTCTGCAATTGAGTTGTAGAATGTATGCGATCAAGTGTCCTGATTTGCTGTAACAAATAAATACCTCTATGCAATGCAGGTACGTAAGTTAGCGTGCTATTACTTGTTGTTTGGGCAATAGGTTCTTGATCTTGTTTGTAGCGTTTTTCCCATGCAGAGGATACCCGTTGACCGTGTAAACCTCAAATATCAGGCCTTTCTGATCTTCGGAAGAAGCAAATAATTttgcaggttttttttttttttttttttttttaagagagatagatatcacgctacccgcttcatttatttcatttggaaataaacttagctagaaatataaatcaactaggattcaaacttgaatctTAGATATCAACAattaaatcttttgccacttgctctagggacggtcggtaattttATAGATTTGTTGATTTGGCAAGTAGTGCACCACTAACGGCAGACACGAACCCACATCTAATCAGATTGTTTACGCATTAAAGCACATTcgcacttttttaaaaaaattttggtgtaCTAAGATTGTGGAAGACATACCATTTTCAGCAAATCTGTAGAAAACCAAATCTCTGGCTCCCGCCTTTACAGCATTAATTGAAAATTACGAAAATCTAAAAAAGTCCAATAATTGACAAGCATGCTACTACTCTGCATTCTAACAGTCCGCTATACATTTCTCCAAACATAAATGCAGAAATACGCGAAGAACATCATCAGAGGGGTAGCTCAAAGTACATCTCTACGTACGccataattttttcaaaacatATCTCAGTGGCAGGAGTGTTAAACTACAAGACCGACGTATTCAATTAACAACCTGCATATTCAGTTCTTCAAAAGCAGGCAGTGCCAACAATGGAAGCATCGCACCACATTTTATATGTCAGACGCCCTGAAAAGGGTCAAAAGTGACAAGAAGAGGTTGATGATGTCGAGATACAGAGCGACCGCAGCCCACACGTACTCGTCATAAGCGTAGCGCTTTATCAAGTTGTCCGTGTCGTAGACGATGTACCCGCAGAAGATGAGCGCAGCTATCCCGCCGTAGATCATGTAAGAGATCCTCCCGAGCGGAAAGAACAGCTGAAAGGACAAAAAGAATTGATCGTgttatacatttttttctttttctcgtaATTGATAGAGAGAACTCACCCAGGGACGGCGTGAACTGTACCTGTATAAGCGCGAAGACGATCAATATCATCAGCGCAGCGAACAAGAACGGGCCGAGGAAGTTAAAGTCGTGGCCTCTTCTTGCCGCCCAGAAGGTGTAGAGGGTGAGACCGACGACAACGATAGCTGTTAGGAAAACAGATTCGAGGATGACCTTCCCTGTTACGCACGCACGCAGAGAAAGAGGGTCACAAAATTTGCATACCAActttaatacaaaattatacCGAAATTAAGGTCCATTAAATCTTCCGGTGCATTAACAAAGTATAGGTGATGGTTTCCAAGCAGTAGCCAGTTCACAGATTAGATATCATAACCAAATGAATTGGCTTTCTGAGAACAGAGTGCGGTAAGATTTCAGACTACCAGCAACACAGATAAAACAGACATTTCTTTGGTGCTAATACAGATCAAAATCTAGAAAATCTGTGTTCATATACATTAGAATTAAAGAACGCGTAGGGATTTAAATGTTACCCTTGGTGAAGGCACAAGTCAATCCGACGGCGAAGCTGATGGAGACCGTGAAAAGGCCGAGTAGCAGCAGATTCACCGGATGGTGCTGGTAGTAGTAATACAGCGGGCAAAGTACTGCAACACAttcagaaaaattaaattctttagTAAAACTACAGTGATATCCTCCTGCATTGGTTCGATCGTTAAACAATTAACTAGACACGACAAATTCATATGTAAATATCACAACCGCCTCTGTTAATAGCATCACCCCCATCAGTAAATCAGTGAAATATATAAGGTCAAGTTTATaattcgaatatatatatagatatatatataagaaagagAACATGAGAGGTGTGGACTCTACAAGCATGCAGTACTttacatattaaataaaaatactaccGAATAAATTAAGCAATTATACtggtgagagagaaagagacttGCCGAGGAAGGGGAGAATGATGAAAAAGATGTAGAGGCCGAGACCCCCCGGGGAGGAGACGAAGAAGTAGGCGATGGGGTGGACATAGACGacgatggcggcgacggcgatggTGAGGAGCATCTGGATGGTCAGGATCGAGTAGATCTTCCTGATGAACGCCCACCGCAGCTCCGGGCTCTCCAGCATCATCGGGTACAGCGGCCGCGCCCCGGACTCCACGTCGGGGCCCTTGTACGGAGGTCGAAACCACATCTTCTTCCGAGAAAGGTGACGGAGCTCGATCGAGGGAGCGGATCAGCGATCAGGGTTAGCGCTAGGGCTAGTGTTATCTCCGGTGTTGAGCTCgcgggggctagggttagggttttatcGTCGCTCGtgagcggaggaggagaaggtgggaGAAGGCGAGAGAGAATAAGAACCCGAGGAAAAATGAGTaaggaaaggaagagagagcGGGAGACGCGACGAATGTTCGAGACGGGTCTCGCACCGAAAAAACAAACACGAAGTGACACGCGGCGGTCCCTGAACTTGCCACGTCGCCCACTGACGCGAGCTTCGCGCGTCGTCTCGTACGGATATGCGGACCCAGCGGCTTTCGGGTAGACCGCGAGCAGCTTCTTTCCGACCACTAAGAGGGCGACAGCTCATCACGGATGAGTGGAGGTGGGGACCACCACCCGTTTTGCGGTGAGGGGGCGAGACGCTTCgaagcatatatataaatatactttgCCCGGAACGGAGGATGGGGCCAGAGAATTTTCTTTGTGCGCCCCAGAACACGATTCGGCAGTGTTTGGTTtggaaataatagaaaaaaaaaaaaaaaaatttctttgttctcctttttcttttttttttaaatacagtgtttgatatttgagaataataattttttgatttttgaaattgctatttcattttttttctgaaacaaTCTTATTCTCAGAtggaaacaaaattaattaaagtctaaatttaattatgattattatgatattaaattattaattaatttaattaatatatttaaactattatattttgcttaaataataaaattatttatttatttattatttataattaattattaataatttaatacatttattcaaaactaatatttatatcgatcaaccattaatatttgtattaatctaatttttcttttactagttatctagtaaaataatttactatctaattaaaaaatcaaattattttttataattaattaattaattaatgtattttcattttcttatatattagggaaaactttaaaaaaaacctcctgtggtttcactctttctcactttagtaccctatagtttaaagtgtattaagttggtacactgtgatttcgcactttctcattttagtactatgtggtttaaagtgtatcaagttagtatcctgtggtttcgcactttctcactttagtaccatgtggtttaatatttcattaagagaaaaataaaaccacatggtactaacttaatacaaaaataaaaccatagggtactaacttgatacaaaaataaaccacagagtactaacttaatatactttaaaccacaggatactaaaatgagaaagtgcgaaaccacatagtactaacttgatacactttaaaccacagggtattaaaataaaaaagtgcgaaaccattgggggttttgaagttttctctatataatattcatagctaataaatttattagtttattaaattatttttaagtaatattttgatattaattaattagataaaataattttaatttaaaattataattattattctccttgttccaatctaaccaaccattcaaacactatttatcttattcctaggaacaacctaatttttatttaaattaaaaattggtctagtttctatttatacctgaacttgtattTATATTCTTATTAACGCAGCCGATGGGAATTAGAGCGCAATGGaggaataataataagaaaaaattaattatatagtttttttaattaagaaagaGCCATTAATTAATAATCTATATGCAGTTGTATGCTAATACGAGATTATGAGTGTTTATATAGAGTTgggttctgttttttttttttttttttttttttggctaaactATCGAGGCCCTTTATTTGTGAGGAGTGAACATTATACTTGCACATTTTGGCATTAGTTATAATGACCATATCAGATCTTTTCTGAAAAACTGATTTAGAGTTTGGATTGTTGGACTAGAAGTCTAGAATAATAGGAACAGCTGcatgttataattttaaaaatatagatgttTTAGCTAATTAANNNNNNNNNNNNNNNNNNNNNNNNNNNNNNNNNNNNNNNNNNNNNNNNNNNNNNNNNNNNNNNNNNNNNNNNNNNNNNNNNNNNNNNNNNNNNNNNNNNNNNNNNNNNNNNNNNNNNNNNNNNNNNNNNNNNNNNNNNNNNNNNNNNNNNNNNNNNNNNNNNNNNNNNNNNNNNNNNNNNNNNNNNNNNNNNNNNNNNNNNNNNNNNNNNNNNNNNNNNNNNNNNNNNNNNNNNNNNNNNNNNNNNNNNNNNNNNNNNNNNNNNNNNNNNNNNNNNNNNNNNNNNNNNNNNNNNNNNNNNNNNNNNNNNNNNNNNNNNNNNNNNNNNNNNNNNNNNNNNNNNNNNNNNNNNNNNNNNNNNNNNNNNNNNNNNNNNNNNNNNNNNNNNNNNNNNNNNNNNNNNNNNNNNNNNNNNNNNNNNNNNNNNNNNNNNNNNNNNNNNNNNNNNNNNNNNNNNNNNNNNNNNNNNNNNNNNNNNNNNNNNNNNNNNNNNNNNNNNNNNNNNNNNNNNNNNNNNNNNNNNNNNNNNNNNNNNNNNNNNNNNNNNNNNNNNNNNNNNNNtttttttttttttttttgagagaaataggtagcacgct
Coding sequences:
- the LOC109707560 gene encoding protein ROOT HAIR DEFECTIVE 3-like isoform X2 — encoded protein: MDHVTVNPPRFLLVAPFHSTCAATCSLSTEDEIRGATSILLLLLLLLNWKSYLLNRLFGTNFQVMDAAKRRGQTTKGVWLSRCTKPSMLVMDVEGFDGRERGEDDTLYEKRAALFSLTISDLMMVNMWLRDIGRQHGGCIPLFKTIFRERAKLEPSKTRVLVIVRDYDYETPMETLQNNLVTQMEEIWESVNKQPGKENKLFSDYIEVTVFALPDRLLVQDFKEKVTNLRNWFSKGGLAELQQDKVAASGFAFSAKGIWETIKQNKQLDLPAHRILVSTSICERIVRENLDALALHEDYMSMKSGAQYSPKEFSTKLEGLLECVLARYDAETDMYDANVRAAKRHGLENGTLHLLEPFCKDMFNRLRTTTACESKDKIAAQLRNADDPATAVDASVQACLKEFTESCKELSSRYQVLCDENCKELRNELTSFAQIKAESIKEQRMREELERQRIEAEREAKPVREEAERLRQEAEHAKVAAACEAERINQIRELALRRVEENAQRGEPPRGLGIDPTLDAALSVSPLWHILRPFLTSEAPTTEGLINPPKNT
- the LOC109707560 gene encoding protein ROOT HAIR DEFECTIVE 3-like isoform X1 codes for the protein MEHNPSNAQKSSGIAAITPNITDPNMDAHALLARLQVLAGTGGGAGQVDVNSLLSNLMQQLAVPAHAQEQQQEQEQEPMCVAGPIQMICGASTFFEHNVHDFMLSAKEIAPASTDYAVVSIIGAHSSGKSYLLNRLFGTNFQVMDAAKRRGQTTKGVWLSRCTKPSMLVMDVEGFDGRERGEDDTLYEKRAALFSLTISDLMMVNMWLRDIGRQHGGCIPLFKTIFRERAKLEPSKTRVLVIVRDYDYETPMETLQNNLVTQMEEIWESVNKQPGKENKLFSDYIEVTVFALPDRLLVQDFKEKVTNLRNWFSKGGLAELQQDKVAASGFAFSAKGIWETIKQNKQLDLPAHRILVSTSICERIVRENLDALALHEDYMSMKSGAQYSPKEFSTKLEGLLECVLARYDAETDMYDANVRAAKRHGLENGTLHLLEPFCKDMFNRLRTTTACESKDKIAAQLRNADDPATAVDASVQACLKEFTESCKELSSRYQVLCDENCKELRNELTSFAQIKAESIKEQRMREELERQRIEAEREAKPVREEAERLRQEAEHAKVAAACEAERINQIRELALRRVEENAQRGEPPRGLGIDPTLDAALSVSPLWHILRPFLTSEAPTTEGLINPPKNT
- the LOC109707560 gene encoding protein ROOT HAIR DEFECTIVE 3-like isoform X3 — encoded protein: MDAAKRRGQTTKGVWLSRCTKPSMLVMDVEGFDGRERGEDDTLYEKRAALFSLTISDLMMVNMWLRDIGRQHGGCIPLFKTIFRERAKLEPSKTRVLVIVRDYDYETPMETLQNNLVTQMEEIWESVNKQPGKENKLFSDYIEVTVFALPDRLLVQDFKEKVTNLRNWFSKGGLAELQQDKVAASGFAFSAKGIWETIKQNKQLDLPAHRILVSTSICERIVRENLDALALHEDYMSMKSGAQYSPKEFSTKLEGLLECVLARYDAETDMYDANVRAAKRHGLENGTLHLLEPFCKDMFNRLRTTTACESKDKIAAQLRNADDPATAVDASVQACLKEFTESCKELSSRYQVLCDENCKELRNELTSFAQIKAESIKEQRMREELERQRIEAEREAKPVREEAERLRQEAEHAKVAAACEAERINQIRELALRRVEENAQRGEPPRGLGIDPTLDAALSVSPLWHILRPFLTSEAPTTEGLINPPKNT
- the LOC109708089 gene encoding BI1-like protein — encoded protein: MWFRPPYKGPDVESGARPLYPMMLESPELRWAFIRKIYSILTIQMLLTIAVAAIVVYVHPIAYFFVSSPGGLGLYIFFIILPFLVLCPLYYYYQHHPVNLLLLGLFTVSISFAVGLTCAFTKGKVILESVFLTAIVVVGLTLYTFWAARRGHDFNFLGPFLFAALMILIVFALIQLFFPLGRISYMIYGGIAALIFCGYIVYDTDNLIKRYAYDEYVWAAVALYLDIINLFLSLLTLFRASDI